A window of Nicotiana sylvestris chromosome 8, ASM39365v2, whole genome shotgun sequence genomic DNA:
cggcccaaaatccactaagggtcgtgatggcgccggacaccgctgtcatgcaaggaaactacaatttactagcaatttctcattttaattatttttgaaatcctttcctttaaacaaataaataataaatgataaCTCCGCTGgataaatgaggatgtctttacaaagtttaactactgaaaaatcccgtgatcatcccagaacccggtgttacaagtacatgagcaatttctaggaaataatgtaatacaacaagcatcaagaatacaatattggacagaaagtaaatacaataatttaaaagagactctgctggctgcgagtcgtctcgagaagtgcagctcacctaagtctccatatgtGCTGCTACGCCCACTAGCCCACTATAGATGCAtatgcatgtgcaacaaaaatgcacagcaagtgtagtatgagtacgaaaacaacgtgtacccaatgggtatcccgtctaatctcgaagaagcaTAGGCGAGAGGTTgatttcgacacttactagtggtccaatgataatatagtaaaagtgtGAGAAATTCATGGATTTCATAAGCAAAATTAAACTCATAAAGCTGGAAAGctggtaaacaacttctcaaataataggggtttccaaagatttacttttcattacctttatcaatttatctatggccaggaaaggcaaatatcaacatttaaaattcttaGACAAGCAATACAAGCAAGCGCATATCATGccaaggtcgtacggcccgacccaacagaaatgtaaaatgtgcactgccgagggtcgaacggaccgaaccatagatgcatctattatcccgctcgcgaatcatccatgcgacgtggtcaacataaaataaacaaactcCCTGCTCACGAATCATTTAtgtgacgcaggtacacatagaatcacatattcaaacagttaatcaagacttcatcagggaacaactatccaaggaaaatccaattctcttttaacaattcaagaaaatgaatcTAGAAATTTACTTACTAATCCGATGTGAATTAAGCAATTCAAATCgtcaataggattacaaatatttccaagtacaacATCCTTTTGGGTTCTAGACTACCCCGAcaataacataatagtagctacgcacggactctcatctcctcgtgcgtatgtagcccccacaaataggagcacataaccaattaactcacctatggggacaattccctattacaaggttagaaaagagactcacctcGATCCGAAGCCTATTCcgattcaagaacgcgctcaaacctccaattcagagccgaacgatccaaaactattcaaatagggtaagatctagtcaatacatgctcaaaagttcatattctaattattaaaccaatttcccaaccctaaatgcaaggttcctaaaattcatccctgggtccacgtgcccggattccgaaaatatttgaagaaaattgttacacataatctaaggatcaagaatatatgattttttctccattccctaacaaattttgtggttaaatcttatttttaCATTGTTCTAGGTTTTTATCTAAAACCCTTGATTTCCTtaattttcacatgttaatctacccataatctatatatttaacttatgatgtatagaaattacttacctctttgatgatgatggaatccctcctcaaatgctctcaaaatcGCCTAAGGCCAAGTGGGAAATGAAGGAAATGGGCTATGTCTCGGAATAAAAAGCCCTAAGTTCTagtcgcagatgtcgcatttgcgacatccggctcgcaaatgcgatgttgcatttgcgacaatTGCATTGTAAATGCAAAGCCTAGCCAACCCTGGCCTGGTCACATTTGCGACAagattcttcgcaaatgcaaaggtgaCAGCCTCGCAAAAGCGATCCTTCGTTCGCAATTGTAAACTTTCCCATCAGAATCctaggctcgcaaatgcgaacagaaactcgcaaatgcgaccaatgcatcgcaattgcgatcataccagcaccaACAATCCTATTTCTTAGCAAATCACTCCGCAATCACACCCGAGCCCCctagggctccaaaccaaacacccgcacaagtctaaaaacataacacggacttgctcaaagccttaaatcacatcaaacaatgctaaaaccatgaatcacactccaattcaagcttaatgaactctaaaatttcaaacttctactttcggtatttaaacctatcaaatcacatccgattgacctcaaatttttcaaacaagtcatatttgatattacggacctactccaacttccggaatcaaaatccaaccccgatatcaaaaagtccacttccggtcaaacttctcaaaaaccttcaaatttctatctttaaccaaatgactccaaaatgacataCGGACCTTCAAATtcaattccgattgcgctcccaataccagaatcaccatacagagctatttccagactcggaatctcaaacggacattgataacactgaaatgcacttcaacccaaacttatgagatttttccaaaatgctaacttccacaataggcgccgaaacatttctgggtcttccaaaacccaattcggacatacgcccaactccaaaatcatcatatgaacctgctggaaccttcgaatcccgattccgaggtcgtttactcagaaatctaaccttagtcaattctttcaacttaaagcttccgaaatgaaattttcttttcaaatcaactctgaacttcccgaaattcagtTCCGacgatgcgtacaagtcataatacctgaagtgaagctggtcatggcctcaaactgctgtaagatgtgctagagctcaaaacgaccggtcggatcgttacaaagtctttctctccttatccaatatgcaaccttttcgatcagatcaggagatattgcttctCGATCAGTTATATTTATTTCCTTCACGTGCACCTCACATTCacaggttgatcatgactgtgcttcacaagatagaCCTgatccatgtctgagttcttttgtcaatcttctaGGCCAACAaatatattttaccctatacaattACTTTTTGGCATAAAATCTATTTCTGCTTAAAAGTTGCTTTTCTTAAGACAATCCAAATGGGCTCTAAGTTTGCAAataatatatgtatgtgtgtgtgtgtgagagagagagagagagagaatttaAGTTTTACtttgggaaaatgcataagtacatTTTGAACTATGACCATATTTTCAACTATTCACCTTTCCTTTACGAGGTCCTATTATTCCCCTAAACTATTTTAGAGTATAATTAATTCCACCCTAAAGGCTTATGTGGCAGTGCGTGTGTATTTCACTCTCTCAAATAGAGTGAGGAGCAAATTTTTCAATTAAATATATACTTTCttaccttttcttttctttttatacttTATCCTTTTATATAATATTCTTATCTTGTCTTTTTTACATTAGGTTCTTCAAGCACAACATATGACGACGACGTTTGGAAAACAAATTTGTCATCAGAAAAGATGGAGTTCTTGAAATCCCGACAACCACTTatattttttcattcttttttactttctcccacacataaattacactttcaataaaaatatataaagcaAAATACACTCAGATCTGGACAAAAAATCTATCACCGAAAATGTTTTTTGGCGCTAGAAAAAATTAATCCCTTGCAATTCCGGCGACCACCATTTTTCAGCttatattctttctttttttttttttttctcttcctcCCACACATATATCATACTTCAAGAAAAATTTATACATATATAAAGTAAAACACACTCAAATTTGGACAAAAAAAATTGTCACCAGAAAACTTTTTCGTGCGGAAAAAAATGGAATCCTTGAATCCCAACGACCATCATTTTCCACCTCCCATAATCACTAGTGACATCCACCGTCTAAAAGTCCTCCATGACAATAGCCATTTAAAAGCCTCAAACCAAGAATATCAGCAAATTAGAGTTTTGACAAGTTAGAGTTTTTAGAAATTATTACATACATACCAATCCTTTCATCcatgaaagaagaaagaaaactaTATGAATTATAAATGAATCGTTTATCTAGGAAGAAAAAAGGAGGagggaaaataaaagaaagaaaaaaaataagggaAAGAACAAGAATTATTTTTTAATGAATTATACATGTGTCAAGCGATTGTAGTTTGCAGCCCAACTATAGTCTGGTTGTGATATTTCAAGAGTGAATTTATTCTACTCTAAAAAAGTTTAGGGGAATAATTAGATTTCCCGTAAAGAAAAAGTATGTAGTTGAAAATATGATCATAGTTGAGGAGTGTATTTATGCATCTTTCCTTTTACTTTTTCTCTTATTCTCTATTGTATATATAGAATCTTGAGTTGTAATTATATTAATAGATTTTTTTCtaaattgtaaaataaaattcATGTAAAGTATAAATAGACAActtttagaaattgttataaaatCTATTTctctttttacatttttattattacatATATTGCATAATTTACAAAGGTCTGACTTTGTTTATTCTTAATTTTGTAAATAGATTGAATTTTGATGCTATTAATAACTTTTTGATACGGAAAAATTACTTATTGTAATTTGTTTTTCTCATTTATCATTATTGAATATCATTAACTTATATGTTTAGTTATTATCTTTCATTCTTTTTTGTTTCAAAGATAATATTTATTTAGTTATAGGTAAGTCCAAAACAaaggttaaaaaaaaaaaaaagataaatgttATAGAGGTTTAGGTATTTTAAAATACATATAGTATAATATAAGGGCTTCTCTTTTCTCTGAACGCATCTTAGATGCGATAACCTGTGGCACCACCATAAATGGGAGGAAGAGGGAGGCCAaggaaaaatcaaaataaaatgcCAGTAATCGATCGTGAAATCTAGGAAAATAGCTCAAAGGGCCAAGGAAAACCACATGCAAAGGGGAAAATGCAGGAAGAGGAACTGGATCTCGACAGCGATAGTGAACTGAATTGGCCAAATCTGAGCTGCAATCGTGTTAAATCAGCTATCCCAGTGAGTCCTACTAATCAAGGGGTACTCAAGATGAACATATCGCCGGTCTCCATTGGAGGAGCAAGCACAAGTAAAGCAAAttccaatgaaacagtaacaacTAGTATCTTAAGGAAGCAGAGCAATGGAACAGTGATTATACGAGCTGAGGAAGAAAAGCAGAATCAGACTAGACCAACCAATTTTGGAAGTTCATGGGCTGGATTATTGCATGAGAACAAATTAACTGCAAAATGAATGGATCTAACATATGTACCACCGGTGATACAAGAGGGTGAGGTAGTAGTTCAAATTATGGAGGAAGATATagttgaggagaagcagaaatgGAATTGAGCAATAATAATGTACATAGTTGGAAATACTCCAACTATAGGAGCTATTGAACGATTTGTTGCTGCTCAATGGGGAAAAATCAGAAAGCCTAAGGTATTATTCCATAGTGATGGATATTTTACAATTCTGATGCATAGTTTTGAAGAAAGAGATGGGATATTGATgaatgagtcttatactatgaacAATAGACCTGTAATACTAAAAGCATGGCTGAGGGGTTTGATTTCAATGAAGAGGTTTTGAAAACTATTCCGCTATGGGTAAAATTTCCAAAACTCTCATTGAACTACTAGGGTAACATGGCTCTTAGCAAAATTGGAAGTGGTCTAGGGAAGCCTCTGTATGTTGATGCTTGCACAACTGTGGCTGATAGGATTTCCTATGCTCGGATTCTTATATAAATGGATATATCAAGGACTCTACCAGGGACAATTAAACTAATTGATCCTAATGGTAAAGTGATTGAGCAAATGGCACAATATGACTGGAAACTTCAATACTATCAAATTTGCTGTCAAATTGGACACTCATGTCACAACCAGAAAATGCAGAATCAAGAGGTCGGACAACAGACATATGGTATGCAGAATCATAAAAAGATATGAAAAGTTGTGAGGAAGCTAGACCCAAAGACTGATAAAATTGATACAAGAGGTAGATTTCTGGAGCAAATGGAAGAGAATAGAGAAGTGATCCATAATAACAATTCAAATGAAGAATAATGGCAATTGGCAAAAGGCAAGTCTGCATCTAAGAAGAATGGAGATGGGAGAGGTGAGAAGGAAATCAACACTGGTAATGTTTTCAAAGCCTTGTTAGACACTGCACAAAGAATAGTTCAAATGACAGGGGAACATGACAAGGAGAGTGAACTGCCTAGAGATAGAGGCAGAGGTGGTAATATGAATCAAAGAACTATATAAGGATGAACATCATAACTTGGAATCTTAGAGGACTGAATAAGGTGTATAAGAAAGAAGAACTAAAAAAATTTATTGGGATGAATAAGGTGGTACTAATGGTTGTCTTAGAGAATAGAGTTAAAGAAGCAAAGGCTGAAGCTGTCATAAAGAAGGTGTTCAATAATTGAAGATGGATAACAAACTATACAAATGCTCCAGGTGGTAGAATATGGATTTCTTGGGATCACACAAAGGTGGATTTTGAGTGCTATGAAGTGCATCAGCAATACATAATAGGGGGTTGCAGAGGTACAAAGTGGTAATACATTTAGGTTTGGTGCTATTTATGGTATGCATGCTATACAAGATAGGAAACTGTTATGGGAAGATATGGGAAAAACTATAGCTGGTATTACTGATCCTTATGTGTTAATGGGGGACTACAATACCATCTTGACTAATGAAGATAGGGTACAAGGGACACTAGTACATGAATTTAAAGTGAAAGATTTCAAAGAGTTCATCTGGAGAAATGGAATAACTGAACTAAAAACAGTTGGAAGGAAGTATACTTGGACTAATAATCATGTCCACAATAAAATTGATAGAATACTTGTCAATGCTGCATGGATAAAAATATGGCCTGTAATGGAAGGGAGGGTATTGCAACCTGGATTTTTTGATCACTGCCCATTAAGTATAACAATGGACTATGAGCAACAGAGTGGAGAGAGACCTTTTAAGTTCTTTAATTGTATGGCACAACATAAAGAATTTGAGGATACTGTGTATGAATACTGGAGGAAAAGAGGTGGAGGAACAATAATGAACAAAGTATGGATAAAACTCAAGATACTAAAGAACAAGCTGAAGCAGATAAATAGACAGGAATTTAGCAACACTGGTCAAAGAATTCAAGCAACAAGAATCTATTTGGAGGGGATTCAGGAGCAAATGGATGGATCTGGCAACAGTATTGAAAGTATAACACAAGAAAAAGAGGCAAAGACGGAGCTAGCTAAATGGATTGGAATTGAAGAAAGCATAATGAAGAAAAAATCAATGATCAAATGGCTCAAACTAGGAGAT
This region includes:
- the LOC138875560 gene encoding uncharacterized protein is translated as MVVLENRVKEAKAEAVIKKGVAEVQSGNTFRFGAIYGMHAIQDRKLLWEDMGKTIAGITDPYVLMGDYNTILTNEDRVQGTLVHEFKVKDFKEFIWRNGITELKTVGRKYTWTNNHVHNKIDRILVNAAWIKIWPVMEGRVLQPGFFDHCPLSITMDYEQQSGERPFKFFNCMAQHKEFEDTVYEYWRKRGGGTIMNKVWIKLKILKNKLKQINRQEFSNTGQRIQATRIYLEGIQEQMDGSGNSIESITQEKEAKTELAKWIGIEESIMKKKSMIKWLKLGDVNTTYCHTCAKSRQATNHIGNLFNNACQLLNTAKDVEAEILKFYEQLLGTAAVQLPAVSSEVMK